A stretch of DNA from Ignavibacteriota bacterium:
ACAGCGCAGCCGACGGCGCACTCTCCTTCAGCAGACGTTCGTAGAGCCCGACGGCGCTGTGAAAATCGCCGCGAGCATAGGCCGCGCCCGCTTCGCGGAATACTGCCGCCGGATCGGGGGCGGCATGCGCGCCTGCAACAAGGACGAGGAGCAGAAGCAGCCGTTTCATGCGCGCAAGGCCTGTTCGAGTGATACGATTGCGGTGCGCGCCGTGTCGTAGAGTCCGCGCATCTCGTCCTCGCTTGAACGGGTGGGCGAAAAGCGCGCGGCTTCCGTTGCGATAAGGGCCGAACGCACGGCCTCGACGGTCTCGGGCACGAGTGCACGCGCGACGAGCGCCTCCGTCACCGCATCCACCGACGTGTCGGAGGTCGGCAGCGCAAGTTTATTCTGCACGAAGCCCCAGAGCGCGCGCGCGATCTCAAGGTAATACGCGTCGATGTTGTTCGCCTGCAGATACTTCTTCGAGCGCGCGAGATGTTTCTCGGCCAGGCGTGTGGCGCGGCGCATGCGCAGGCCCGTCACGTCGCCATGGACACGGTCGTAACGGCGCTTCCAGACGAGCGCTCCCGCGAGCGCCGCGAGTGGCGCGCCGAAAAGCAGCAGCATACTTCCAGCGCCGGGCCGCCCTGGCTCGGAGGCCGCCTCCGCGTCGTACGGCAGCAGCGGATGTATGTCGCGACGGCGGCGTTCGGCGCGCAGACGCGAGGTCTCGTCGACGCGAGCGTTCGGATCGTCTTCCACGCGGAGCCGTACGGCCTCGCCCGTACGTTCCTCGTACCTGTTCTTGCCGATGTTGAAAAATGCGAAACTCGCGGCCGGAATGTCCATGTCGCCCGCGTAGCGCGGGATGAGAAGATATTCGAAGGTCTTCACACCGGTGATCGTGCCGCCGGAACGGATGATCTCCTCCGATATTTTCGGATCGTAGTGTTCGATGCCGTTGGGAAATTCGATGACGGGTTCTTCGAGGAGCTTGATGTTGCCCTCGCCCCGCAACACCACCTTCATAGTCGCGGTCTCGTTCACCTTGAGCCGCGTCTTGTCGATCGAAGTCTGCATGGTGAAGTCGCCCACGGCGCCGCGGAAGGAGTAGGGTTTACCCTGCTCGGGCAGGGGTTTCACCTGCACGCCGATCTTCTCGGTGAGCAGCGACTTCTGCACGTTTTTATACGTGTCGAAAAACGGATCATTAAAAAAACGATCGAAGAAGTCGTCGCCGGATTTCCTCTTCGCGCGCACCTGCACGGTGCAGTTGATCTCGAATGGATCGATGGTCAGCGTGCCCGTCTGCGTCGGGAAGTACACGACTTTTTTCATCGTGTACGTCTCGTACTGCTTCCCGCCGTACGACTCGACTTCCGGCCGCACCTGCTGCGGCATGTCGATGTCCTCGGACCAGAACCCCACCATGCGCGGGACCTTCGCGATGTTGTCCACACGGAACGACACGCGCGAGTACAACTTGTAGGTGACGAGAATCGGCTCGCCGACATACACGCTGCGCTTGCTCACCAGCGCCTTGATAAAAAGATTGTCGCCAAGATCCACCTTGACGGCCTCGTCGGACTTGCCCCCGCCCTGCGCGGGATTCTGCTGCTGTCCTCCGGGCGCGCCCGCCGTCACCTTGATGGTGAGCGCATTGCTCGCGAGGGTCTGACCGTCGTACTGAATCGTGGCGGGAAGAATGCTGTATGTGCCCGTGTTGCGGGGCTGAAGAATGTACGTCCAGGTAATGGATGTGGACGTGCGCCCGTTGATCCACTGCATCGACTGCGACGTGCTCGGCCCCATGAGCGTTAGAAAACTGGCGTTGAGATTCGGCTGGCGGAAATCTTTGTACGCCTTGAGCGCACCGCCCGACAGCGTAAAGGAGACCTGGAATTGCTCCCCGAGCGCCACCGTCGTCTTCGGCGCCGATGCGGTGAAATTTACGTCCTGTGCTGCGCCGGGAACGCCGCCCGTCATCCACACCAGGGCGGCCAGTCCGATAACAAGGGATAAACGCATCTTTTTATCCGATTCGTCGCGCATGGCCGGTCTCACCAGTCCTTTTCCACGGGCACGCGCGTGGCGGCGCGTTTCTCGCGGTTCTTCTTCTGCAGTTCCTTCTCGTCGCGCTCGAGGGCCTTCAGTATCTGCTCGGCCTGCTGCTTCGACATCTGCTTGTTGTCGCGCGGCGGGGGCGGCTGCTGCGAATCCTGTTTCTTCTGGTCCTGCTTCTGCTGATCGGGTTTCTGCTGCTGATCCTGCTTGTCCTTGTCCTGCTTCTGCTGATCCTGCTTGTTCTGGTCCTGTTTGTTCTGATCCTGTTTCTGCTTGTCCTGTTTCTGATCCTGCTTTTCCTGGTCCTTTTTCTGATCCTGCTTCTGATCCTTGTTCTGATTCTTCTGCTGTTGCTGCTGCTGCGCGAGCTTCTGCATCGCGTAGAGCAGGTTGTAGCGCGCGTCCTCGTCGTTGGGATTCAGTTTCAGCGACTGTTTAAACGCCTCGACGGCCTGTTCGTACTGCCCCATTTTCATGGCGGCGTTGCCGCCGTTGTACCAGAGCCGGGCGCCCTCTTCCTTGCTGCGCGCGCGCTCGCCCGCGCGTTTGTAGTGCTCGATGGCGCCTGCAGGATCCTCGGCGCGGTAGGCCGTGTTGCCGAGATTGTAGTGGCCTTCGACACGCCCGGGCTCCGTTGCCACGGCGTCGTTGTAGCGCTTTTTCGCTTCGGGGAATTTTTTCTCGCGATACAGGTCGTTGCCCTCGTTCACCTCGCGGCGGTACGTGGATTGCGCGTGCGCCAGCAATGGCGCGACGGCGAGAAGGAGCAGGATCAGGACGATGTGTTTCATGCGCGACGGTCCCTTCATTCCTTCGGTGCAAAAATCTTGAAGCGCGACAGGAATCGATTCCGTTTCTCCGACAGACCCGCTTCGAGCAGCAGCAGCAGAATGGCGGCGCCGAGCGGGTACTGGAAGCGGTCCTCGTAATTCGTGAACTGCTTCGTGCCGAATTCCTTCTTCTCCATTTTTTCGATCTGCGCGAACACCGCCGCAAGATCGTCGCGAGTATTCGATGCGCGGATATAACTCCCGCCCGTCTCCTCGACGACACGCTGGAGTATGGATTCGTCCAGCTTCGTGAGAATGGTTTTTCCGGACTCGTCGGCCTTGAAGCCCTCGGCGGCGCCATCGGGTCCGAGCGGAATCGGCGCGCCGTCGGGCGAGCCCATGCCGATGGCGTGTATCACCACACCCTTCGAGGCGGCGTCCTTCGCAGCGCTCACGGGATCGTCCTCATGATTCTCGCCGTCGGTGATGATGATCATCGCCTTGTGTTTGCCCTCGTCCTTCGCGAACGATTCGAGCGCCAGCGTGATAGCGCTGCCGATCGAGGTGCCCGGCGTCGGCGCGCTGCCGACCGTGATGATGTCGCTCAGCATCAAGGCCGCGCTGTAATCGGTGGTGAGGGGTAGCTGCGTGTAGGCGTCGCCTGAAAAAACGATGATGCCGATACGGTCTCCGCTGAGGCGGTCGATAAGCTGTTCGAGTTCGCGCTTCGCTGCCGTGATGCGGTTGGGCGTGATGTCCTGCGCGAGCATGCTCGCCGACACGTCGAGCGCCACGATGAGGTCTATGCCGCTGCGTGTCACTTCCTCGAACTTGGTGCCGATCTGCGGATTGATGAAGGCGAGTATCAGGCAGGCGGCGGCGGCGAAATGCAGGGATGCGCGCAGCCAGTATTTCACACGGCTCCGCTCCCCTACCATTCGCAGCATGGTTGCCTCGTTCCCATAGACCCGAATCGCCCGCGTCTTCAAACGCCAGACGAGCCACACAATACCGGCCAGCGGCAGCAGCAGCAGGAAGTAGACAAAATATTCCGGATGAGCGAAACGGATCATGTGTATGCGTGTGCGGCGTTTACGGGATTTTTCTGAAGACAAACGACGAAAGAAGTAGCTCGAGTGCAAGCAGCGCGGCGCCGAGCAGCGCCCAGTCCGAGAACAACTCCTTGTAGCGACGGAACTCGGTCACTTCGATCTTGGTGCGCTCGAGCGCATCGATCTGCTCGTATATTTCCGCGAGCTTGCGGTTGCTCGTGGCGCGGAAGTATTTCCCACCCGTAGCATCCGACACCTGCTGCAGCATCGCCTCGTCGATTTCGACGGGCATCTGCTGGTACACGATGCCGTACGGCGTCTTGACAGGATACGGCGCCATGCCGCGCGTGCCTACGCCGATACAGTAGATGCGTATGCCGAACTGCGCGGCGATCTGCGCCGCGGTGAGAGGATCGATGGAGCCCATGTTGTTGATGCCGTCGGTGAGCAGGATCATCACCTTGCTCTTGGCCTTGCTCGTGCGCATGCGGCTCACCGCCGTCGCGATGCCTTCGCCGATCGCGGTGCCGTCTTTCAGGTTCCCCATCTTCACTTTCTTGAGGAGATCCGTGAGCACGTCGTAATCGGTGGTCAGTGGACATTGGGTGAAACTCTCGCCGGAAAATATGACGAGTCCGATGCGGTCGTTCATACGTCCGCGGATAAATTCCGCGGCAACATCCTTGGCCGCCTCGAGGCGATTGGGCCGGAAGTCCTCCGCCAGCATCGATCCCGATATGTCCACCGCCAGAGTGATGTCGATACCTTCACGGAACACATTCTCGCCCTTGGCCGTGCTCTGCGGCCGCGCGAATCCGACGATCAGAGCCGCAACGGCAATCACCCGAATGATGAAGGGCAGATAGCGCAGCCGCACCCGCCAGCCCGCCGGAGTGCCCGCGAAGGCCTCGAGCGAGGAATGCCGCAGCGATGAGGTTCCGCGGCGTCCGCGCCAGAAATACCAGGCCGCGTACAGCGGCAGCACGGCCAGCAGCCACAGGAAACCCGGATTCGCAAACTGCGTGTGTGCGTCAAACATCGAAGCGTTCCTCCCCGCCCGACTCCGTGCGCGGACGTGTGGCTTCGAGGAACTCCCACGCGGTACTCATCGCGCGCGCATGTTCAACGGGCGAGGGCTCGTATTTCGCGAACTTTGTCATGTCGGCCAGACGCAGCGACTGCTCGAGTGTCGTGATACGCGCCGGATCCACTCCCGCGCGCGCGAGTCCGATCACGATTTCGGTGCTCGTCTGCTCGAGCGCCGGCTGCGCGAAACGCCCCTCGATGTACTCGCGCACAGTATCGGACACAGCGCTCTGATATTCCTTGTGCCGGCCCTGTTCCCAGAGTTTCCGCGCCTCAATGTCGCGCAATTTCGCCGCGGCGATATCGTACGCCGGAACCGGCTCGGGCTCGGGTTCGGCGTAGGTTTCCGGCTCCGGTTCGGGCCTGCGGCTGTAGCGGCGCCACAGGTACCACAGCAGCGCGGCAACACACAGCATCAGCAGCACGTAGAGCGCGATTTCCCAGAAGGTCAGCGGCACGTCGAGCACGTCCTTAATGTCGCGGAAGGCCTGGCTCGTGTCGACGGGGATGCCCGAAATGGTGAAGGCCAGCGGTGCGGTTTCTGCGCGGTACGTCGTGGTGTCGCCCTGCTTTTTGTAGCGGACGCTCAGCACCATTTGAACGCGCCCGGTGTCGAAACAGGCGATCGTGTACTTCTTCGTCACAACGGTGCGCCCGTTCTGCGTGCTGCGCTGTTCGGGTTCCGATGACACGATGTCGGCGCCGCGTATATCGTCCTTGCCTTCGGGCAATGTCAGCGTCACGCCCTTTTCGGCCTCGACATGCAGTGTGGCGCCTATCCACGCGCCGATGAGTGCGCGGTTGGAATCGGCCGCGGCCGTCGCGCGCACGGGTTCCTGCGCGTCGAGCCGGCCTGCGCCGAGAAGCAAGATTAGGAGAAGCAACAGCAATGTTGCACGGAGTTTCACTGTCGACGCTCCCTCATGCGGAAGAATGCGACCAATGGCTGTATGTATGATCCGTGTATGTCGATGGCGATGGAATCGACGTTGGCGCGGGCGAAGAGGCGCAGCCGCTGCGTGATCCTGTCTGCCCAGGCGGATTTGTATTGTCCGCGTACCGCCGGAAGCGACGTGTCCACAAGACGTTCCTCGCCGGTCTCCGCATCGTGCAGCACCACGAGTCCGGCATCGGGCAACTCGGCTTCCTTCGGATCCTGCAGATGGACGGCGATGAGATCGTGTTTTCGACCCAGTATACGCAGCGGTTTGTCGAAATCGCCCGCGAGGAAGTCCGACACCAGAAACACGATGGCGCGTTTCTTCACGACGCGCGAGCAGTACTCGAGCGCCTGGCGGATGTTGGTGCCGCGGCCTTCGGGTTTGAAGGCGAGGAATTCGCGGATGATGCGAAGAATATGCGTGCGGCCCTTCTTCGGCGGAATAAACGTCTCGATGCGGTCGGTGAATATGATGAGCCCCACCTTGTCGTTGTTCTTGATGGCCGAGAAGGCCAGCACGGCGCAGAGTTCCGCGGCGATGTCGCGTTTGAAGCGCGCCCCTGTGCCGTATTCCTGCGAGCCGCTCATGTCCACGAGCAGCATCACGGTCAGCTCGCGTTCCTCCTCGAACACCTTCACGAAGGGTTTGTTGAAACGGGCCGACACGTTCCAGTCGATGGCGCGCACGTCGTCGCCGAACTCGTACTCGCGCACTTCCGAGAATTCCATGCCGCGCCCTTTAAAGACGCTGTGGTATTCGCCGGAAAAGAGCTGGTTCACGAGACCGCGCGTGCGGATCTCGATCTGCCGGACGTTGCGGATGATGTCTTTGGTATCCATCGGCGCTGTATGCTGCGCGGTGTGGCGCGGCGGAATCAGGGGACTTCGACGGTGTTGAGAATGTCCTGAATGATGTTCTCCGAGGTCAGGTTTTCGGCTTCCGCTTCATAGGTGACGGCGACGCGGTGGCGAAGCACATCAAATGCCACGGAGCGGATGTCCTCGGGAATCACGTAGCCGCGGCGCTGAATGAAGGCGTAGGCCTTGCCCGCGATCGCCAGGAAGATGCTCGCGCGCGGTGACGCGCCGTACGAGATGTAATCCGCCAGCCGCTCGAGTTTGGCCTCCTTCGGCTGCCTGGTCGCAAACACGATGTCGAGGATGTATTTCTCGATCTTCTCATCCATGTACACGGAATGCACTGCGCCGCGCGCGCGGAGCACGTCGTCGGCGCTCACTACGGGCGACACGCCCGGCATCTCGTTGGCCACCTGCTGGCGCATGATCAGCAGCTCCTCGTCACGCTTCGGATAGTCGATGATCACCTTCAGCATAAAACGATCGACCTGCGCTTCGGGCAGCGGATACGTGCCTTCCTGCTCGATGGGATTCTGCGTGGCCATGACGAGGAAGGGTTCCGGCAGCGGATAGGTGTGCTCGCCGATCGTGACCTGCCGCTCCTGCATCGCCTCGAGCAGCGCGCTCTGCACCTTGGCGGGCGAGCGGTTGATTTCGTCGGCGAGAATAAAATTGGCGAAGATCGGTCCCTGTTTCGTCTGGAAATCGCCCGTCTTCTGATTGTAGATCATGGTACCGACCAGATCGGCGGGCAGCAAGTCGGGCGTGAACTGGATACGATGGAAACGCGCATGCATTGCGGCGGCCAGGGTTTTGATCGCAGTGGTTTTTGCCAGACCCGGCACACCTTCAAGAAGGATGTGTCCGTTGCCCAGCAGACCGATCAGAAGCCGGTCCACCATGGCCTTCTGCCCGATGATGACTTTGCCGATTTCGAGGCGCAAGGCGTCGATAAAGGCGCTTTCCTGCTGAATTTTCTGGTTGATTTCCTGGATGTCGATACTCATGGATGCTCCATGGTTATATGAAAAAACGCCCGTTATTAGTGAGGAACAAGGGGCGCAGCTTCGCGGGCAATGCCAATCGCAAGTACGAATTTAGCGCAAAAATGGCGAAAAGGCAAAGGGTGTACGCTCGGAATCCAGGGCAAAAATGCACCCACGGAACAGGTGTGAGACACGGATACCTTATGGGTTGACACAGAACGTGTTCCGTGTTATTCCGTGTGTTCCTCGGGAATGACCTACCGCAGCTTCCGTTGTTTCAGGTATTTGTGATACCCATACCGCAGTTTCGAGGGCACCGAACGAATTGAGAGCGCGTTCACCGGAAACGCGAAGGAGGGCTCGAAATAACAATTCACGGTGCAACCCCGGCAGAAATCGTGACGGCCCTGCCTCTCCCGATGCCAGGCGACACGGTCGGATCTGTGCGCCGCCACCAGCGAA
This window harbors:
- a CDS encoding protein BatD: MRDESDKKMRLSLVIGLAALVWMTGGVPGAAQDVNFTASAPKTTVALGEQFQVSFTLSGGALKAYKDFRQPNLNASFLTLMGPSTSQSMQWINGRTSTSITWTYILQPRNTGTYSILPATIQYDGQTLASNALTIKVTAGAPGGQQQNPAQGGGKSDEAVKVDLGDNLFIKALVSKRSVYVGEPILVTYKLYSRVSFRVDNIAKVPRMVGFWSEDIDMPQQVRPEVESYGGKQYETYTMKKVVYFPTQTGTLTIDPFEINCTVQVRAKRKSGDDFFDRFFNDPFFDTYKNVQKSLLTEKIGVQVKPLPEQGKPYSFRGAVGDFTMQTSIDKTRLKVNETATMKVVLRGEGNIKLLEEPVIEFPNGIEHYDPKISEEIIRSGGTITGVKTFEYLLIPRYAGDMDIPAASFAFFNIGKNRYEERTGEAVRLRVEDDPNARVDETSRLRAERRRRDIHPLLPYDAEAASEPGRPGAGSMLLLFGAPLAALAGALVWKRRYDRVHGDVTGLRMRRATRLAEKHLARSKKYLQANNIDAYYLEIARALWGFVQNKLALPTSDTSVDAVTEALVARALVPETVEAVRSALIATEAARFSPTRSSEDEMRGLYDTARTAIVSLEQALRA
- a CDS encoding DUF58 domain-containing protein; translated protein: MDTKDIIRNVRQIEIRTRGLVNQLFSGEYHSVFKGRGMEFSEVREYEFGDDVRAIDWNVSARFNKPFVKVFEEERELTVMLLVDMSGSQEYGTGARFKRDIAAELCAVLAFSAIKNNDKVGLIIFTDRIETFIPPKKGRTHILRIIREFLAFKPEGRGTNIRQALEYCSRVVKKRAIVFLVSDFLAGDFDKPLRILGRKHDLIAVHLQDPKEAELPDAGLVVLHDAETGEERLVDTSLPAVRGQYKSAWADRITQRLRLFARANVDSIAIDIHGSYIQPLVAFFRMRERRQ
- a CDS encoding VWA domain-containing protein, which gives rise to MFDAHTQFANPGFLWLLAVLPLYAAWYFWRGRRGTSSLRHSSLEAFAGTPAGWRVRLRYLPFIIRVIAVAALIVGFARPQSTAKGENVFREGIDITLAVDISGSMLAEDFRPNRLEAAKDVAAEFIRGRMNDRIGLVIFSGESFTQCPLTTDYDVLTDLLKKVKMGNLKDGTAIGEGIATAVSRMRTSKAKSKVMILLTDGINNMGSIDPLTAAQIAAQFGIRIYCIGVGTRGMAPYPVKTPYGIVYQQMPVEIDEAMLQQVSDATGGKYFRATSNRKLAEIYEQIDALERTKIEVTEFRRYKELFSDWALLGAALLALELLLSSFVFRKIP
- a CDS encoding tetratricopeptide repeat protein, which translates into the protein MKHIVLILLLLAVAPLLAHAQSTYRREVNEGNDLYREKKFPEAKKRYNDAVATEPGRVEGHYNLGNTAYRAEDPAGAIEHYKRAGERARSKEEGARLWYNGGNAAMKMGQYEQAVEAFKQSLKLNPNDEDARYNLLYAMQKLAQQQQQQKNQNKDQKQDQKKDQEKQDQKQDKQKQDQNKQDQNKQDQQKQDKDKQDQQQKPDQQKQDQKKQDSQQPPPPRDNKQMSKQQAEQILKALERDEKELQKKNREKRAATRVPVEKDW
- a CDS encoding VWA domain-containing protein, with translation MIRFAHPEYFVYFLLLLPLAGIVWLVWRLKTRAIRVYGNEATMLRMVGERSRVKYWLRASLHFAAAACLILAFINPQIGTKFEEVTRSGIDLIVALDVSASMLAQDITPNRITAAKRELEQLIDRLSGDRIGIIVFSGDAYTQLPLTTDYSAALMLSDIITVGSAPTPGTSIGSAITLALESFAKDEGKHKAMIIITDGENHEDDPVSAAKDAASKGVVIHAIGMGSPDGAPIPLGPDGAAEGFKADESGKTILTKLDESILQRVVEETGGSYIRASNTRDDLAAVFAQIEKMEKKEFGTKQFTNYEDRFQYPLGAAILLLLLEAGLSEKRNRFLSRFKIFAPKE
- a CDS encoding MoxR family ATPase; this translates as MSIDIQEINQKIQQESAFIDALRLEIGKVIIGQKAMVDRLLIGLLGNGHILLEGVPGLAKTTAIKTLAAAMHARFHRIQFTPDLLPADLVGTMIYNQKTGDFQTKQGPIFANFILADEINRSPAKVQSALLEAMQERQVTIGEHTYPLPEPFLVMATQNPIEQEGTYPLPEAQVDRFMLKVIIDYPKRDEELLIMRQQVANEMPGVSPVVSADDVLRARGAVHSVYMDEKIEKYILDIVFATRQPKEAKLERLADYISYGASPRASIFLAIAGKAYAFIQRRGYVIPEDIRSVAFDVLRHRVAVTYEAEAENLTSENIIQDILNTVEVP